The Tursiops truncatus isolate mTurTru1 chromosome 6, mTurTru1.mat.Y, whole genome shotgun sequence genome includes a window with the following:
- the BMP1 gene encoding bone morphogenetic protein 1 isoform X1, with protein sequence MPGVARPPLPLLLWLLLLARPGRQLDLADYTYDLGEEDDAEPLNYKDPCKAAAFLGDIALDEEDLRAFQVQQAADLRQRATSRSSIKAAGNSSTLNCQSTSGQPQRKSHGRWRSRSRSRRAATSRPERVWPDGVIPFVIGGNFTGTQRAVFRQAMRHWEKHTCVTFLERTDEDSYIVFTYRPCGCCSYVGRRGGGPQAISIGKNCDKFGIVVHELGHVIGFWHEHTRPDRDRHVSIVRENIQPGQEYNFLKMEVQEVESLGETYDFDSIMHYARNTFSRGIFLDTIVPKYEVNGVKPPIGQRTRLSKGDIAQARKLYKCPACGETLQDSTGNFSSPEYPNGYSAHMHCVWRISVTPGEKIILNFTSMDLYRSRLCWYDYVEVRDGFWRKAPLRGRFCGGKLPEPIVSTDSRLWVEFRSSSNWVGKGFFAVYEAICGGDVKKDNGHIQSPNYPDDYRPSKVCIWRIQVSEGFHVGLTFQSFEIERHDSCAYDYLEVRDGHSESSTLIGRYCGYEKPDDIKSTSSRLWLKFVSDGSINKAGFAVNFFKEVDECSRPNRGGCEQRCLNTLGSYKCSCDPGYELAPDKRRCEAACGGFLTKLNGSITSPGWPKEYPPNKNCIWQLVAPTQYRISLQFDFFETEGNDVCKYDFVEVRSGLTADSKLHGKFCGSEKPEVITSQYNNMRVEFKSDNTVSKKGFKAHFFSDKDECSKDNGGCQQDCVNTFGSYECQCRSGFVLHDNKHDCKEAGCDHKVTSTSGTITSPNWPDKYPSKKECTWAISSTPGHRVKLTFMEMDIESQPECAYDHLEVYDGRDAKAPVLGRFCGSKKPEPVLATGSRMFLRFYSDNSVQRKGFQVSHSTECGGQVQAEVKTKDLYSHAQFGDNNYPGGVDCEWVIVAEEGYGVELVFQTFEVEEEADCGYDYMELFDGYDSTAPRLGRYCGSGPPEEVYSAGDSVLVKFHSDDTITKKGFHLRYTSTKFQDTLHSRK encoded by the exons GAAACTCTTCCACCCTCAACTGTCAGAGCACTAGTGGGCAGCCACAGAGGAAAAGTCACGGGAGATGGAGAAGCAGGTCCCGGAGCCGGAGGGCAGCAACGTCTAGACCAGAGCGCGTGTGGCCCGATGGGGTCATCCCCTTTGTCATTGGAGGGAACTTCACTG GCACCCAGAGGGCAGTCTTCCGGCAGGCCATGAGGCACTGGGAGAAGCACACCTGTGTCACCTTCCTGGAGCGCACAGACGAGGACAGCTATATCGTGTTCACCTATCGACCCTGCGG GTGCTGCTCCTACGTGGGCCGCCGTGGTGGGGGCCCCCAGGCCATCTCCATCGGCAAGAACTGTGACAAGTTCGGCATCGTGGTCCATGAACTGGGTCATGTCATCGGCTTCTGGCACGAACACACGCGGCCTGACCGAGACCGCCACGTCTCCATCGTGCGCGAGAACATCCAGCCAG GGCAGGAGTATAACTTCCTGAAGATGGAGGTCCAGGAGGTGGAATCCCTGGGGGAGACCTATGATTTTGACAGTATCATGCACTATGCCCGGAACACATTCTCCAG GGGCATCTTCCTGGACACCATCGTTCCCAAGTACGAGGTGAATGGGGTGAAGCCTCCCATCGGCCAGAGGACCCGGCTCAGCAAGGGGGACATTGCCCAGGCCCGCAAGCTCTACAAGTGCCCAG CTTGCGGAGAGACCCTACAAGATAGCACGGGCAACTTCTCCTCCCCCGAGTACCCCAACGGCTACTCCGCCCACATGCACTGCGTATGGCGCATCTCAGTCACACCTGGGGAGAAG ATCATCCTGAACTTCACGTCCATGGACCTGTACCGCAGCCGCCTGTGCTGGTACGACTACGTGGAGGTCCGAGACGGCTTCTGGAGGAAGGCGCCCCTCCGAG GCCGCTTCTGCGGGGGCAAACTCCCGGAGCCCATTGTCTCCACCGACAGCCGCCTCTGGGTTGAATTCCGCAGCAGCAGCAACTGGGTCGGGAAAGGCTTCTTTGCGGTCTATGAAG CCATCTGTGGGGGAGATGTGAAAAAGGACAACGGCCACATCCAGTCGCCCAATTACCCAGACGACTACCGGCCCAGCAAAGTCTGCATCTGGAGGATCCAGGTGTCCGAGGGCTTCCATGTGGGCCTCACCTTCCAGTCCTTTGAG ATTGAGCGCCATGACAGCTGCGCCTATGACTATCTGGAAGTGCGCGACGGACACAGCGAGAGCAGCACCCTCATCGGGCGCTACTGCGGCTATGAGAAGCCGGACGACATCAAGAGCACGTCCAGCCGCCTCTGGCTCAAGTTCGTCTCTGATGGGTCCATTAACAAAGCTGGCTTCGCCGTCAACTTTTTCAAAG AGGTGGACGAGTGCTCTCGGCCCAACCGCGGGGGCTGTGAGCAGCGGTGTCTCAACACCCTGGGCAGTTACAAGTGCAGCTGCGACCCTGGGTATGAGCTGGCCCCTGACAAGCGCCGCTGCGAGG CTGCCTGTGGTGGATTCCTCACCAAGCTCAATGGCTCCATCACTAGCCCGGGCTGGCCCAAGGAGTACCCCCCTAACAAAAACTGCATCTGGCAGCTGGTGGCGCCCACCCAGTACCGCATCTCCCTGCAGTTTGACTTCTTCGAGACCGAGGGCAATGAT GTGTGCAAGTACGACTTCGTGGAGGTGCGCAGTGGACTCACGGCCGACTCCAAGCTGCACGGCAAGTTCTGTGGCTCCGAGAAGCCCGAGGTCATCACCTCCCAGTACAACAACATGCGTGTGGAGTTCAAGTCCGACAACACAGTCTCCAAAAAGGGCTTCAAGGCCCACTTCTTCTCAG ACAAGGACGAGTGCTCCAAGGATAACGGCGGCTGCCAGCAAGACTGCGTCAACACCTTCGGCAGCTACGAGTGTCAGTGTCGCAGCGGCTTTGTCCTCCACGACAACAAGCACGACTGCAAGGAAG CCGGCTGTGACCACAAGGTGACATCCACCAGCGGCACCATCACCAGCCCCAACTGGCCTGACAAATACCCCAGCAAGAAGGAGTGTACCTGGGCCATCTCTAGCACCCCCGGGCACCGGGTCAAGCTG ACCTTCATGGAGATGGACATCGAGTCCCAGCCTGAGTGTGCCTACGACCACCTGGAGGTGTACGACGGGCGTGACGCCAAGGCCCCCGTCCTGGGCCGCTTCTGCGGGAGCAAGAAGCCTGAGCCCGTCCTGGCCACGGGCAGCCGCATGTTCCTGCGCTTCTACTCTGACAACTCCGTGCAGAGGAAGGGCTTCCAGGTGTCCCACTCCACAG agTGTGGAGGCCAGGTGCAGGCAGAGGTGAAGACCAAGGACCTTTACTCCCACGCCCAGTTTGGCGATAACAACTACCCCGGGGGCGTGGACTGCGAGTGGGTCATCGTGGCCGAGGAAGGCTATGGCGTGGAGCTGGTGTTCCAGACCTTcgaggtggaggaggaggccgACTGCGGCTACGATTACATGGAGCTCTTCGACGGCTACGACAGCACGGCCCCCAGACTGGGGCGCTACTGCGGCTCCGGG CCTCCCGAGGAGGTGTACTCGGCGGGAGATTCTGTCCTGGTGAAATTCCACTCGGATGACACCATTACCAAAAAAGGCTTCCACCTGCGATACACCAGCACGAAGTTCCAGGACACgctgcacagcaggaagtga